A single window of Sphingobacteriales bacterium DNA harbors:
- a CDS encoding ATP-binding cassette domain-containing protein: MLFCSITFLKDKGQKIAIIAKNGSGKSTLIRILKGF, encoded by the coding sequence TTGTTGTTCTGCAGTATTACTTTCCTAAAAGACAAAGGTCAGAAAATTGCCATCATAGCAAAAAATGGTTCTGGCAAATCTACACTTATTAGAATATTAAAAGGATTCTAA